One window of the Dromaius novaehollandiae isolate bDroNov1 chromosome 25, bDroNov1.hap1, whole genome shotgun sequence genome contains the following:
- the KXD1 gene encoding kxDL motif-containing protein 1 → MEPTASQVFCGRVLGMVNAEDVNAIIQAQKNMLDRFEKTNEMLLNFNNLSSVRMQQMNERFLHHTKTLVEMKKDLDSIFRRIRTLKGKLAKQYPEAFSNIHESPILDDDDDFDPVPKSTTTTIATSEQSTESCDTSPDIISPTMSQDFEDLSQGQYDSPAVNGQSLTDEEAANDLD, encoded by the exons atggagCCCACAGCCTCGCAGGTGTTCTGCGGCCGGGTGCTGGGCATGGTCAACGCCGAGGACGTCAACGCCATCATCCAGGCCCAGAAGAACAT GTTGGATCGATTTGAGAAGACCAACGAGATGCTGCTCAACTTCAACAACCTGTCCAGCGTCCGCATGCAGCAGATGAACGAGCGGTTCCTGCACCACACCAAGACGCTGGTCGAGATGAAGAAGGACCTGGACAGCATCTTCCGAAGAAtcag GACGCTGAAAGGGAAGCTAGCTAAACAGTACCCGGAGGCCTTCAGCA ACATCCACGAATCTCCGATTCTAGATGACGATGATGACTTTGACCCTGTTCCCAAAAGCACGACGACCACCATTGCTACCTCTGAGCAGAGCACGGAGTCTTGTGACACAAGCCCTGACATTATCTCTCCAACCATGAGTCAGGATTTTGAGGATTTATCGCAAGGCCAGTACGATTCACCGGCTGTGAACGGACAGAGTCTAACAGATGAAGAAGCCGCCAATGACCTGGACTAG
- the FKBP8 gene encoding peptidyl-prolyl cis-trans isomerase FKBP8 isoform X1, with product MGERRGGAGGGRLAGQVGAAGGARRRPLLGGVPARDGDGDGDVCSSPCSAAMASSGEELSSSSPDWADSGTDLSCPELAGASASLLDSGEDFEVLEDDDDDLSELPPLEDVGRARTPAKEDARPSEQAPGEAAEDPQEWLDVLGSGLLKKKTLVPGRGAESRPRKGQDVTVRLKAMLEDGSVVEESPGLTFTLGDCDVLQALDLCVQLLEMGETALIVSDAKYCYGSQGRSPDVPPNAALTLEVELLEARDAPDLELLDGKEKIGLANRKRERGNFYYQQADYVLAINSYDIALKVIGSSSKVDFSPEEEAELLDVKVKCLNNLAASQLKLDHYEAALKSCNLVLEHQPGNIKALFRKGKVLAQQGEYREAIPILKAALKLEPSNKTIHAELSKLVKKHADQKSVETEMYRKMLGNPSASGAPAKCKDKLPWSIPWKWLFGATAIALGGVALSVVIAARN from the exons atgggggagcggcggggcggggccggcggcggccgactcgcggggcaggtgggagcggcggggggcgcgcggcggcggccgttgcTAGGGGGAGTCCCGGCGCGTGACGGCGACGGTGACGGTGACG tttgctcctctccctgctccgcGGCGATGGCTTCCAGCGGGGAAGagctgagcagcagctccccgGACTGGGCGGACAGCGGCACGGACCTGTCCTGCCCGGAGCTCGCCGGAGCCAGCGCCTCTCTGCTCGACAGCGGGGAGGATTTTGAGGTCCTggaagatgacgacgacgaccTGAGCGAGCTGCCGCCGCTGGAGGACGTGGGCCGGGCGAGGACCCCGGCGAAGGAGGATGCCCGGCCTTCGGAGCAGGCCCCGGGGGAAGCAGCGGAGGACCCGCAGGAATGGCTCGATGTCCTGG GGAGCGGCTTGCTCAAGAAGAAGACCCTggtgccgggccggggggcggagAGCCGGCCGCGCAAGGGCCAGGACGTCACCGTCCGCCTCAAGGCCATGCTGGAGGACGGCAGCGTGGTGGAGGAGAGCCCCGGCCTCACCTTCACGCTGGGAGACTGCGACGTCTTGCAG GCTCTGGACCTGTGCGTGCAGCTTCTGGAAATGGGAGAAACGGCCTTGATCGTGTCGGATGCCAAGTACTGCTACGGCTCCCAGGGCAG GAGCCCCGACGTGCCGCCCAACGCGGCCCTCACTCTGGAGGTGGAGCTGCTGGAGGCCCGGGACGCGCCGGACCTGGAGCTGCTCGACGGGAAGGAGAAGATAGGACTGGCCAACCGCAAGCGAGAGCGCGGCAACTTCTACTACCAGCAGGCCGATTACGTGCTGGCCATCAACTCCTACGACATCGCCCTCAAGGTCATCGGCTCCAGCTCGAAAG TGGACTTCAGCCCCGAGGAGGAGGCCGAGCTGCTAGACGTGAAGGTGAAATGTCTCAACAACCTGGCGGCCTCCCAGCTCAAACTGGACCATTACGAGGCCGCCCTGAAGTCCTGTAACCTCGTCTTGGAGCACCAGCCGGGGAACATCAAGGCCCTCTTCCGAAAGGGCAAG GTCCTGGCCCAGCAGGGAGAATACAGAGAGGCCATCCCCATCTTGAAGGCGGCTTTGAAGCTGGAGCCTTCGAACAAG ACCATCCACGCCGAGCTCTCCAAGCTGGTGAAGAAGCACGCGGACCAGAAGAGCGTGGAAACGGAGATGTACAGGAAGATGCTGGGGAATCCCAGCGCCAGCGGGGCCCCGGCGAAGTGCAAAGACAAGCTGCCCTGG TCCATCCCCTGGAAATGGCTCTTCGGCGCGACAGCCATCGCGCTCGGCGGCGTGGCCTTGTCCGTGGTCATCGCAGCGAGGAATTAA
- the FKBP8 gene encoding peptidyl-prolyl cis-trans isomerase FKBP8 isoform X2, which yields MGERRGGAGGGRLAGQVGAAGGARRRPLLGGVPARDGDGDVCSSPCSAAMASSGEELSSSSPDWADSGTDLSCPELAGASASLLDSGEDFEVLEDDDDDLSELPPLEDVGRARTPAKEDARPSEQAPGEAAEDPQEWLDVLGSGLLKKKTLVPGRGAESRPRKGQDVTVRLKAMLEDGSVVEESPGLTFTLGDCDVLQALDLCVQLLEMGETALIVSDAKYCYGSQGRSPDVPPNAALTLEVELLEARDAPDLELLDGKEKIGLANRKRERGNFYYQQADYVLAINSYDIALKVIGSSSKVDFSPEEEAELLDVKVKCLNNLAASQLKLDHYEAALKSCNLVLEHQPGNIKALFRKGKVLAQQGEYREAIPILKAALKLEPSNKTIHAELSKLVKKHADQKSVETEMYRKMLGNPSASGAPAKCKDKLPWSIPWKWLFGATAIALGGVALSVVIAARN from the exons atgggggagcggcggggcggggccggcggcggccgactcgcggggcaggtgggagcggcggggggcgcgcggcggcggccgttgcTAGGGGGAGTCCCGGCGCGTGACGGCGACGGTGACG tttgctcctctccctgctccgcGGCGATGGCTTCCAGCGGGGAAGagctgagcagcagctccccgGACTGGGCGGACAGCGGCACGGACCTGTCCTGCCCGGAGCTCGCCGGAGCCAGCGCCTCTCTGCTCGACAGCGGGGAGGATTTTGAGGTCCTggaagatgacgacgacgaccTGAGCGAGCTGCCGCCGCTGGAGGACGTGGGCCGGGCGAGGACCCCGGCGAAGGAGGATGCCCGGCCTTCGGAGCAGGCCCCGGGGGAAGCAGCGGAGGACCCGCAGGAATGGCTCGATGTCCTGG GGAGCGGCTTGCTCAAGAAGAAGACCCTggtgccgggccggggggcggagAGCCGGCCGCGCAAGGGCCAGGACGTCACCGTCCGCCTCAAGGCCATGCTGGAGGACGGCAGCGTGGTGGAGGAGAGCCCCGGCCTCACCTTCACGCTGGGAGACTGCGACGTCTTGCAG GCTCTGGACCTGTGCGTGCAGCTTCTGGAAATGGGAGAAACGGCCTTGATCGTGTCGGATGCCAAGTACTGCTACGGCTCCCAGGGCAG GAGCCCCGACGTGCCGCCCAACGCGGCCCTCACTCTGGAGGTGGAGCTGCTGGAGGCCCGGGACGCGCCGGACCTGGAGCTGCTCGACGGGAAGGAGAAGATAGGACTGGCCAACCGCAAGCGAGAGCGCGGCAACTTCTACTACCAGCAGGCCGATTACGTGCTGGCCATCAACTCCTACGACATCGCCCTCAAGGTCATCGGCTCCAGCTCGAAAG TGGACTTCAGCCCCGAGGAGGAGGCCGAGCTGCTAGACGTGAAGGTGAAATGTCTCAACAACCTGGCGGCCTCCCAGCTCAAACTGGACCATTACGAGGCCGCCCTGAAGTCCTGTAACCTCGTCTTGGAGCACCAGCCGGGGAACATCAAGGCCCTCTTCCGAAAGGGCAAG GTCCTGGCCCAGCAGGGAGAATACAGAGAGGCCATCCCCATCTTGAAGGCGGCTTTGAAGCTGGAGCCTTCGAACAAG ACCATCCACGCCGAGCTCTCCAAGCTGGTGAAGAAGCACGCGGACCAGAAGAGCGTGGAAACGGAGATGTACAGGAAGATGCTGGGGAATCCCAGCGCCAGCGGGGCCCCGGCGAAGTGCAAAGACAAGCTGCCCTGG TCCATCCCCTGGAAATGGCTCTTCGGCGCGACAGCCATCGCGCTCGGCGGCGTGGCCTTGTCCGTGGTCATCGCAGCGAGGAATTAA
- the FKBP8 gene encoding peptidyl-prolyl cis-trans isomerase FKBP8 isoform X3, with the protein MASSGEELSSSSPDWADSGTDLSCPELAGASASLLDSGEDFEVLEDDDDDLSELPPLEDVGRARTPAKEDARPSEQAPGEAAEDPQEWLDVLGSGLLKKKTLVPGRGAESRPRKGQDVTVRLKAMLEDGSVVEESPGLTFTLGDCDVLQALDLCVQLLEMGETALIVSDAKYCYGSQGRSPDVPPNAALTLEVELLEARDAPDLELLDGKEKIGLANRKRERGNFYYQQADYVLAINSYDIALKVIGSSSKVDFSPEEEAELLDVKVKCLNNLAASQLKLDHYEAALKSCNLVLEHQPGNIKALFRKGKVLAQQGEYREAIPILKAALKLEPSNKTIHAELSKLVKKHADQKSVETEMYRKMLGNPSASGAPAKCKDKLPWSIPWKWLFGATAIALGGVALSVVIAARN; encoded by the exons ATGGCTTCCAGCGGGGAAGagctgagcagcagctccccgGACTGGGCGGACAGCGGCACGGACCTGTCCTGCCCGGAGCTCGCCGGAGCCAGCGCCTCTCTGCTCGACAGCGGGGAGGATTTTGAGGTCCTggaagatgacgacgacgaccTGAGCGAGCTGCCGCCGCTGGAGGACGTGGGCCGGGCGAGGACCCCGGCGAAGGAGGATGCCCGGCCTTCGGAGCAGGCCCCGGGGGAAGCAGCGGAGGACCCGCAGGAATGGCTCGATGTCCTGG GGAGCGGCTTGCTCAAGAAGAAGACCCTggtgccgggccggggggcggagAGCCGGCCGCGCAAGGGCCAGGACGTCACCGTCCGCCTCAAGGCCATGCTGGAGGACGGCAGCGTGGTGGAGGAGAGCCCCGGCCTCACCTTCACGCTGGGAGACTGCGACGTCTTGCAG GCTCTGGACCTGTGCGTGCAGCTTCTGGAAATGGGAGAAACGGCCTTGATCGTGTCGGATGCCAAGTACTGCTACGGCTCCCAGGGCAG GAGCCCCGACGTGCCGCCCAACGCGGCCCTCACTCTGGAGGTGGAGCTGCTGGAGGCCCGGGACGCGCCGGACCTGGAGCTGCTCGACGGGAAGGAGAAGATAGGACTGGCCAACCGCAAGCGAGAGCGCGGCAACTTCTACTACCAGCAGGCCGATTACGTGCTGGCCATCAACTCCTACGACATCGCCCTCAAGGTCATCGGCTCCAGCTCGAAAG TGGACTTCAGCCCCGAGGAGGAGGCCGAGCTGCTAGACGTGAAGGTGAAATGTCTCAACAACCTGGCGGCCTCCCAGCTCAAACTGGACCATTACGAGGCCGCCCTGAAGTCCTGTAACCTCGTCTTGGAGCACCAGCCGGGGAACATCAAGGCCCTCTTCCGAAAGGGCAAG GTCCTGGCCCAGCAGGGAGAATACAGAGAGGCCATCCCCATCTTGAAGGCGGCTTTGAAGCTGGAGCCTTCGAACAAG ACCATCCACGCCGAGCTCTCCAAGCTGGTGAAGAAGCACGCGGACCAGAAGAGCGTGGAAACGGAGATGTACAGGAAGATGCTGGGGAATCCCAGCGCCAGCGGGGCCCCGGCGAAGTGCAAAGACAAGCTGCCCTGG TCCATCCCCTGGAAATGGCTCTTCGGCGCGACAGCCATCGCGCTCGGCGGCGTGGCCTTGTCCGTGGTCATCGCAGCGAGGAATTAA